In the genome of Gloeotrichia echinulata CP02, one region contains:
- a CDS encoding ferredoxin-NADP reductase, translating to MYNQGAVEGAANTESGSRVFVYEVVGLRQNEETDTTNYPIRKSGSVFIRVPYNRMNQEMRRITRLGGKIVSIQTISALGQVNGQAAFGFANSEGNGQATPVNGNSEVEGFAQSSAAEQLKKKDKEGNTMTQAKAKKDAHADVPVNIYRPNAPFIGKVISNEALVQEGGIGIVQHIKFDLSGGNLKYLEGQSIGIIPPGLDKNGKPEKLRLYSIASTRHGDDVDDKTISLCVRQLEYKHPESGETVYGVCSTYLTHIEVGADVKITGPVGKEMLLPEDPEAKVIMMATGTGIAPMRTYLWRMFNDAERAANPEYQFNGFSWLIFGVPTTPNILYKQELEEIQEKYPDNFRLTYAISREQKNPQGGRMYIQDRVAEHADELWQLIKDEKTHTYICGLRGMEDGIDAALTAAAAKEGVTWSDYQKDLKKAGRWHVETY from the coding sequence ATGTACAACCAAGGTGCTGTTGAGGGTGCTGCTAACACAGAATCAGGTAGCCGCGTCTTCGTTTACGAAGTAGTGGGTCTGCGTCAGAACGAAGAAACTGATACAACCAACTACCCAATTCGTAAAAGTGGCAGTGTATTCATCAGAGTGCCTTACAACCGCATGAATCAAGAAATGCGACGTATCACTCGCCTAGGCGGCAAAATTGTTAGTATTCAAACCATAAGTGCTTTAGGGCAAGTTAATGGTCAAGCTGCATTTGGATTTGCTAACAGTGAGGGAAATGGTCAAGCCACACCTGTGAATGGAAACAGTGAAGTCGAAGGCTTCGCTCAATCATCAGCTGCAGAACAGCTTAAGAAGAAGGATAAAGAAGGCAACACCATGACTCAAGCGAAAGCCAAAAAAGATGCTCACGCTGATGTTCCTGTTAACATTTACCGACCCAACGCTCCTTTTATTGGTAAGGTAATCTCCAATGAAGCGTTAGTCCAAGAAGGCGGGATTGGTATTGTTCAGCACATCAAATTTGACCTTTCCGGCGGAAATTTGAAATATCTCGAAGGTCAAAGTATCGGCATTATTCCCCCAGGATTGGACAAAAACGGCAAGCCTGAAAAGCTGAGACTTTACTCCATCGCCTCCACTCGTCATGGAGATGATGTAGATGACAAGACAATATCACTGTGCGTCCGTCAGTTGGAGTACAAGCACCCAGAAAGCGGCGAAACAGTCTACGGTGTTTGCTCAACTTATCTAACTCACATCGAAGTAGGAGCAGATGTTAAAATCACAGGGCCAGTGGGTAAAGAAATGCTATTACCCGAAGACCCCGAAGCTAAAGTCATCATGATGGCAACCGGAACAGGTATCGCCCCCATGCGGACTTATCTGTGGCGGATGTTTAATGATGCCGAAAGAGCCGCTAACCCAGAATACCAGTTTAATGGATTCTCTTGGCTGATATTTGGTGTGCCCACCACTCCCAACATTCTGTATAAGCAAGAATTGGAAGAAATTCAGGAAAAATATCCTGATAACTTCCGCCTGACTTACGCCATCAGCCGGGAACAGAAAAATCCCCAAGGTGGTAGAATGTACATCCAAGACCGGGTGGCAGAACATGCAGATGAATTGTGGCAATTAATTAAAGATGAAAAGACCCACACCTACATCTGTGGTTTGCGCGGTATGGAAGATGGTATTGATGCAGCTTTAACAGCAGCAGCTGCTAAGGAAGGCGTGACCTGGAGTGATTACCAGAAAGACCTCAAAAAAGCCGGTCGCTGGCACGTAGAAACCTACTAA